The region CACCGAGGAACAGGCCGCGTCGCTGCAACAGACCGCCGCCAGCATGGACGAGCTCACCAAGACCGTCACGCAGAATGCCGACAATGCGGCCACCGCCTCGGAACTCGCGGCGGACGCGTCGAACATCGCCGCGCGCGGTGGCCAGGTGGTCAACGACGTGGTCGAGAAAATGGCCGGCATTTCCGATAGTTCGCGCAAGATCGGCGAGATCATCAGCGTGATCGAAGGAATTGCGTTTCAGACCAATATTCTCGCGCTGAACGCCGCGGTCGAAGCCGCACGCGCCGGCGAAGAGGGTCGCGGTTTCGCGGTCGTCGCCGGCGAGGTGCGCAACCTCGCGCAGCGCAGCGCGACGGCGGCCAAGGAGATCAAGGTGCTGATCGACCAGTCGGTCGCGCAGGTCGGCGAAGGTTCGACGCTGGCCGGCCGGGCCGGCAGCACGATCGGCGAAGTGGTCGATGCGGTGCGCCGCGTGACGGCGATCATGAACGAAATTTCGGCGGCGTCGAAGGAGCAGAGTTCGGGCATCGGCGAGGTGAATCTCGCGATCCGCCAGATGGACGACGTCACGCAACGCAATGCGGCGCTCGTCGAGCAGGCAGCCGCCGCGGCCGGCTCGCTCGATGAACAGACCGAGCGCCTACGGCATGCGGTGGCGGTGTTCAAGGTCGAACAGCCGGCATAGCGCCGTCTGAAGGACGAATGCCTAAGCGCGTGGGTCGCGTCGATCGCGATCTACGCGGTTCCGATATCGTTCTTGCGCGACAGCGGACGATCGAGCATCGCATCCGTGCCAAACAGCGCAAACGCGATATCCGCCAACACCCCTGATTTTCTCCACCGCAAATAGTAGCGATGCGCGGTCTGATACGGCGCGTAGCGCTCAGGCATCGCGCTCCACGGCGCACGCGTGCGCAACACCCACATCACGCTATTCACCACGCGACGAATATCGATGCTCGGACGCCCTCGGCGCGGGCCATGGTCCTTCATTTCAGGCAACAACGGCACGATGCGATGCCATTGATCGTCGGTGAGATCGTGAATGACGGGCGATTGAGGCAACGGGTCTGAAGCGGAAGGTTTCATGCAGTGGAAACGCGCACTCGCGGCCCGGCTTGAAGACGTGGCCGCGAAAATAAGTCTGTCGATGGATGGACTTCAGACTAACGCATGCCCGCTTGCGCGACCGTTAATTCTTGTTAGATAAACGTGTGCAATTGTCAGAAACGGCAACGATTTATCGTGCGATAAATGTGCAATTGAAATGCCGCTTTTTGTTCTTCCAGAAATTGCGCGCATAAAAAAAGGTGCCGCGAACGGCACCTTTTTCTACAACAAGGTCAGGCTTCTGCTGAAGCTTAGAAGCGGTGACGCAGACCGACCGTAGCAGCCGTCTGGTTCTTCGACGACGACGGCAGTTGCGAGTTGTCGCCGCTGTAGATCGAAGCAACTGCGTTGCTGTCGCCCATTGCGTGCTGGTACACGGCTTGAGCGTAGACGTCCGTACGACGCGACAGCGAGTAGTCAGCTTGCACGCCGATCTGGTGGTAACGGACCGAATCCGAACCGCCGTTCGTTGCGAAGCCGTAGCCCTTGCCGTCCGTGAACGTGTAAGCAACGCCCAGGCTCATTGCCGGCGTCAGGTTGTACTTGCCGTTGACTTCGTAGTTGTTGGCGCGCAGCGATTGTGCACCACCCAGAACGTTGTCGATGCGCGATTGCGTCCATGCCAGACCGACGGTTGCCGGGCCGAATGCGTACGAGCCTGCTGCGCCGAACTCACGTTGACGGAAGTTGCCGCCCAGACCCAGCAGCGAGCCGTCCGACGCGCCGCCGTTGCTTGCCGTGCCAGCACCGTTCGTTGCGCCCGGGTTGTTTTGCTGTGCGTATGCAGCACCCAGGTGCAGGCCTTGCCACTGGTATGCAGCACCGACGCTGTATTCACGGTTGTTTGCGAATGCGCCAGCCTGGTTCGAGAAGCCGTACGTGCCGCCGAACGTGAAGCCTGCGTAGTTAGCGCTCGAGTACTTGATCGAGTTGTTAACCGCGAAGCCGCCGTTGGTGCTCAGGTTGTCGTTGTTGAACGGGTGAGCGAAGTACGTACCACCCCAGCTGCCCGTCGCGGTCAGCGGTGCCAGGTAGTCTTGTGCCGCGTCGTATTGACGACCCAGCGTGACCGTACCGAATTGCTGGCTCGACAGACCGACGAACGCTTGACGGTTGAACATGCCGTTGTTGTTAGCGAACTTGCCGTTGTTGACGTTGAAGCCGCTTTCCAACGTGAAGATTGCCTTCAGACCGCCGCCCAGATCTTCCGAACCGCGCAGACCGAACATGCTTTGGTTGATACCACCGCTACCTGCCGAGTACTTGGCGTTGTGGTTGACGTTGCTGGTGTACGTCAGGCCTGCGTCGAGCAAACCATACAGGGTCACGCTGCTTTGTGCGTGAGCGACGGATGCGAACGATGCGGCAACCGCAACGACGATGAGACTCTTTTTCATGCGTGGGACTCCTGTTCGATAAATTTACGCGGGGAGCGGGACCTGCCTCGACAGCGCATGCGTTGCATCCGCCACCGCCCTTTTTGCCGATCCGAATTTCGGCCGGCAGCCGGGCACCCTTGAAACGAAGCGTGAGTGTAGGGGGACACCCTAATCGGGAAGCCCGCAATTTACACAACAGGATTTTTCAAAATTCGCAACAATCTGGTCACACAACCTATTAAGTCGTTGTTTCTTAGACAGTTATCGCAACATCACGGAGGCAGGGCATCTGCTCCCGCCATAACTGAATGGCAAGTTCTCAATATTAAAAGTTGTGCGTTTGCAACACCGTTTTAATACGGCTGACGTAATCGGGTCGGACCCAATCGGAAAAATCGTTTGGATATTGCTCGAAAATGAGGCAGCACAAGGTACTGCATTAAGTCGCGCCGTACATTTATTTTAAAAAGACGGGAACTTAATTCGATTAATCTGGTCGCGTCATTTCAATCCATTTTGTCGCCTATCAACAGCAAGAAAATGGCAGGACGGAAAATGATGGGACGCAGTGTGTAGTCGAAGTAGTCGAGCCAGGTTTCGCGGTGATCGAGATGCAGAGGGCGACGCAGGAAAAGGCGGCGTGGCGTTTTGGGTGGGGACGGCAGAACAGCGAGCGAGGCAGCGTGGACAGGGAAGCCTCCAGCACGGGTGTTGCCCGGAGGTGAACTGCGGCGCCGGCCGCCGCGTGACAAGACCCGTGCTGAGAGCGGACGGCAACCATCGAACAGCCTTCCGACTCTATTTAACGACGAACACTGTCCATTTTTTACACGGAGTTTCCCTAGTTCCCGGCAAGCCTTACCTTATGCGCCCGTCCTGCAAGCGCGAGGCAAGCTAGTTGTCATCATTCTCCGGCGGCGACTCAGGGGCGAGCGGATCGGCCTCGGGCGGCTCACCGGGCAATGGACGCGGTTGCTCACCCGGTTCATCGAGCGGTTGATTGGAGGGGTCGGCGAAGGGATCGACGGTGGGATCGGTTTGCATGATGAACGTCCAGTGACGGGAAAAAGCTCCCAATCATGGACGCGCAACAGCTATTCCCGCGGGATCGTGCATCGGGGCGTGGCTTGAGCGAAAGGCGCAGCGAATTCGGGAGATCGTGCGCAACGCGCGCCGCCCCCGTCGTTTCTGTAGTTTTTGCCCAACTTCGCAGCGAAACTTTCAATGCCCGCGCCCCACTCGATCCGTCGCAACAGCGCTCGCGATCGACCGAACGTCGCTCAACTCAATCGAACGAGCTCGGGACATCGTCCACGGAGCCCGTCAGGAAGGCCTCCAGTCCGAAAAGCCAGGCGAAGCAGAACGTGATACGGGTCAACGCGGGCACCCGTTTGCGCGGCATGACTTCGATGCCGTCAAGCGGCGAAGGCAGCAGCGGTTGGGCAGAGACGTAGTCGGTAGCGGTGTGGTCGGGTCGCATGATAGTTCTCGTTATTGATACGGTTTGACGCCGACATTCAGCAATGCACGTGCCACTCGCGGAGAAGAAGCCCAGATTTTGCGGAACAGGATGTAGTCACGCGCGACAACAAATTGCGCAACCTGGCGCACGCCTTCCAGCTACGTTGAAGCAAACCAGAAGAGGCCATAGAAAGCGCGGAATAAAATCTGTTTGAATCCACGCGACCGATTTAATCGCACCTGAAACGCGACATATTGCCGCGCGCGATTATCGATTCCACGCCCGCAATAAAAAAGGGTTCCGATATGTCGGAACCCTTTTCACATCCATGGTGGGCCGGGTGGGATTCGAACCCACGATGTCCTTTCGGAGGCGGATTATGAGTCCGCTGCTTTGTAGCCTTGACCCCTTATCCCATATAGGCACGCCGCCCTAACCCATTGAATTCACGAGAATTATATAATCACTGCTTGTCATTGGTTGCCGTTGCTTGTCACTCTCCCGTAGCCTATGCGTAGCCTTTTTGATGGACGCGACCGTAGCCTAGACCTAGAATTAGGCTACACCACCACGGAGGCTACAACCCATGTTTGACTACCCGAAGAAGGCAAAAATAACACAGGCGGCAATCGACTCCTGGCCGCTCAGCGACGGCAAACAGATCACCATCGTGGACACCGATATCAATGGGTTCGGTATCCGAATAGGGGCAACCTCGAAAAGCTTTATTGTATATAAGCGGGTTGCCGGGGGCGCGCCGAAACGGGTGACCTTGGGCAAATTTGGGCATATCACGGTTGCCGAGGCTCGCAAGCTGGCGGCGCAAAAATTGTCTGAACTGACCCATGGTGTTGATCCGAACAAGACTAAAAAAGAAAAGAAGCAGGTAGAAAAACAAGAGAAAGCACAAGCTACTACTCATACGACTCAGACCGTGCGTTGGGTTCTCGATACCTACAAAGAAAAACATATCGAAGGAAATAAGAAAGGCCGTCACGGCACTCTTCGCAGCGTCAATTACACATACGATTACTTTGACGAACGAGAACTTACACTACTGGAACAAGATAAAAAGACTAAAGAATGGAAAATTAAGGGCGCTGCTACTCTTTCAAGCTGGCTTGACAGACCCTTTAGAAGTATCACACGCGAAGAAGTATTGAATCGCTTCGAAATGTATGAGCGTGCAAAGCCGACCCGAGTCAAGGGTAATATTCTGGCTCCGATTGTCAGAACTCATCAAGTCTCGTTCAAATTCATGAGTTCGGCTTTTAATTTTGTGATTGCTCGTGAGAATCTTGCAATCACTGAAAACTACTACAACCCTTTTGACATTCTTAAAGCTTACAAAAAATGGAAGCCGACGAATGTACGCACTAACTTTGTCGATGTTCGCAAGAAAGAATTCGGGGATTGGTGGAGCGCGGTTCTTAAATATGCAAAGCATAATCCAGTGATCAGTGACTATATTCTTTTTAGCTTGCTGCAAGTTGGCCGAAGCATTGACATTGCACCACTTAAATTTGAAAACGTTGACTTTGAACTTGGGGAAGTTCGCTACTACTCCACCAAGAACACACTTGATTATATTTTCCCCGTTACGAAGCTTGGCAT is a window of Paraburkholderia sp. D15 DNA encoding:
- a CDS encoding transposase — protein: MPQSPVIHDLTDDQWHRIVPLLPEMKDHGPRRGRPSIDIRRVVNSVMWVLRTRAPWSAMPERYAPYQTAHRYYLRWRKSGVLADIAFALFGTDAMLDRPLSRKNDIGTA
- a CDS encoding porin; protein product: MKKSLIVVAVAASFASVAHAQSSVTLYGLLDAGLTYTSNVNHNAKYSAGSGGINQSMFGLRGSEDLGGGLKAIFTLESGFNVNNGKFANNNGMFNRQAFVGLSSQQFGTVTLGRQYDAAQDYLAPLTATGSWGGTYFAHPFNNDNLSTNGGFAVNNSIKYSSANYAGFTFGGTYGFSNQAGAFANNREYSVGAAYQWQGLHLGAAYAQQNNPGATNGAGTASNGGASDGSLLGLGGNFRQREFGAAGSYAFGPATVGLAWTQSRIDNVLGGAQSLRANNYEVNGKYNLTPAMSLGVAYTFTDGKGYGFATNGGSDSVRYHQIGVQADYSLSRRTDVYAQAVYQHAMGDSNAVASIYSGDNSQLPSSSKNQTAATVGLRHRF
- a CDS encoding integrase family protein, giving the protein MFDYPKKAKITQAAIDSWPLSDGKQITIVDTDINGFGIRIGATSKSFIVYKRVAGGAPKRVTLGKFGHITVAEARKLAAQKLSELTHGVDPNKTKKEKKQVEKQEKAQATTHTTQTVRWVLDTYKEKHIEGNKKGRHGTLRSVNYTYDYFDERELTLLEQDKKTKEWKIKGAATLSSWLDRPFRSITREEVLNRFEMYERAKPTRVKGNILAPIVRTHQVSFKFMSSAFNFVIARENLAITENYYNPFDILKAYKKWKPTNVRTNFVDVRKKEFGDWWSAVLKYAKHNPVISDYILFSLLQVGRSIDIAPLKFENVDFELGEVRYYSTKNTLDYIFPVTKLGMEILERRKKEKINDYVFGYHDSKVGHVTQDAKAHFANIAKNCGKLITHHDLRRTWGTSARLQKIDERTINFLLKHKATDINKHYLMQHYDEIKEALQAVEDLFVQKGIEAMQTTETTEDNKEAA